Proteins encoded within one genomic window of Panicum virgatum strain AP13 chromosome 1N, P.virgatum_v5, whole genome shotgun sequence:
- the LOC120656227 gene encoding uncharacterized protein LOC120656227, which translates to MNEVLELISAESTSTEQVLIVPFITRSSSYHHGMEHATKASPVLHGAEIGATTDFTHLLVDGTTKPPTSLQIRSEPIVCLLEMVRVLKMPTVLLVTSGGQQQGKSSTVSDVEILQCVGQHLARHTNLDFSKESVLERGIEKTPIVQEPWRELYG; encoded by the exons ATGAATGAGGTCCTAGAACTGATTTCTGCTGAATCTACATCCACTGAGCAAGTTCTAATTGTCCCATTCATCACAAGATCATCAAGCTATCATCATGGAATGGAACATGCAACCAAAGCATCGCCTGTCCTTCATGGTGCTGAAATAGGGGCAACAACTGACTTCACTCACTTGTTGGTTGACGGGACTACTAAACCTCCTACATCCTTGCAAATACGTAGTGAACCAATAGTATGTTTGCTAGAAATGGTACGAGTGTTGAAGATGCCTACAGTTCTTCTTGTCACTTCTGGTGGGCAGCAGCAAGGGAAAAGCTCTACAGTTTCTGATGTTGAG atattgcagtgtgtaggaCAGCACTTGGCCAGGCACACCAACTTGGATTTCAGTAAAGAATCCGTTCTCGAGAGGGGGATTGAAAAAACACCAATCGTTCAGGAACCCTGGCGCGAGCTATATGGGTGA